The genomic stretch TGCTGCTTTATAAGCCAGAAAGAAGTCATAATTGCTAGTAGCGCCAGGAGCCCAGAAATCATCCAACCAATCTAGGGCAGTATTATGAGCCTGTGTAATTAAAAACAGAGATCTTCCTCACATGGTAGGCTAAATCAATCCAAGTCAGCAACGGCAGTCATGGCACGGAAAACTTGACGCTACCTTGGATGACAATCTTTCCATTCTGGAGGAGTGGTGGTGCTGCAGGGGCTATGACTTTGTGACAAAACTCATCGGTTGTGTTGGACATGTCAAATTCTTTGGTCACTCAGGTAGTGAGGGAGTGTTGGATTGTGTTACAAAGGTGACCCAGCACTTCTTTGGCCTCGAAGAGAACCCATGCAGGGATTGGTTAGATTAAACCTTTCAAATGCGTTGGTGTAAGCTATGAGGCAAAGAAGGTCGCATTCACTGagaatgatattgatagtaaACAGGCAACATGGTGTCACACCACACTCTGAAGCAGGGGAGTGGAACAGTGGTAGCGTGCTGAGAGCGACATATTGGGTTATTTATTCCCACCATCATTTGCATGCTACTGCTGTGCTGGATAGAGGAAAAACGCATATTTTCCAATATATTCAAATACCACGAATTCGTTGAACCTCAACGGTTTGTAGTCATGTTACATGGCCGGATGCATTTGCCTTCATATTACGTTTTGGCCTCCAAAGACATTTTCTGGGTTCTCCACTAATGTTTTTACCAGTAACGGTCCGTTCAATAATCATGTGCAGGTTGAACGGTACTACTCGGCTTAACCACACGCGATGCTTTTAGGTCTTCACAACTTCCAGAATTTTTCTCCGCCACCCTGCAATCTGTTAGCCTCATGGACATTGCCCTATATATACTACCCACCAATCAGTGTGAACAACTTTATCAGCAATTGCGAATTTGTAAGTGAAATTGTCTTCGCTTCCACAAGTCTGACTATTTTTACGTCATTGACCTTGCATTCACCGTTGAGATGAACAGTTCTTTAATCTCTTTCGGACGAAAGAATGGCATCCTGGCAATCCATTTTCATGTCATATGCATGCGGTTCTCAATTTGGGCAGGACGATTTTCTGCGGGCTCTATGGTGTAGCCGCTATGGGTATTCAAGACTGGCATTTTTGGTTGCCCGATGTTGATGACGATGGCATATTTCCCTATCGGTGTCATGAAAAGTATAACAGCTTTGATTTGTGGTGACGGTTTAATACGCCAGTATCTTCAAAAACTGGCTTTAAAAACTGGCATGGAGAAGTGGAACTAGCTCTCTCTCCCGACAGTCGTCAATAAACTTCGACATAATGAACAGAAAAGGAGCCCCTTTGCGGCACAATGGAGCATCCCATGTGACGGTCCTTCGAATCCTTATCGCGACAGCTTGAGAGTCGTCCAGCGTTACATTCAATTATTATTAGCGGCACCCCACCACTTTTTTCTATATAACAGGAAGCGTTTGGGTTTCTGATCAACACAACCGAACTCTTCTCTCACTATGCGTATCATTGCGGCCTTGTTGACTTTGTCTGCGTGTCTTCAGACTGCTCTCTCACAGAACGATGCATTCGATAGCATACAAAATGCTCGTAACATTCAACGAGAACAGTTCAGCCGTTTTGCAAGCTTAATGGACTCCGCCAAAAAACCTCCTGGTACTCCTGCTATAGGCTCTACTATCACATTCAAAAACCCTGCTGCAAAGAAATTCTTCGTCGACGGAACGAAATTACCCGATGGCTAGTTATCTATTTTATATTCTGTTAGTCAATCCACACATAATTGTTCCACAGTTAATTTCGATGCTGGCCCTTCTTGGTCAGGTTTGATGCCCATTTCGGGAGCCAAAAATGAAACAAGGAAGCTATTCTTTTGGTAGGTCGCACATTATCAAACTATACAAAGAGTCAACAATTACTTTGTAGGTTTTGGCCTGCAAATAATCCATCTGACACGAAAGATTTGACATTCTGGACTAATGGTGAAGTCAAATTAAAACTTCCATGTTTTGGTCTCTTCAATTAAATCTCTCAATAGGTGGCCCTGGATGCTCCTCTTTGGAAGGTTTTTTGCAAGAGAATGGGCCTATATGTAGTTTAaattcctctttttctttattcttACTGATATATCCCAGCTTGGTCGTGGGGTCAGTCGGCGCCTACTCCGTAAGTTGGCGGGAATTTTGCTGTATAATTGATGACCTGATTTATGATTGACAGTAATCCCTGGTCCTGGACAAATCTATCCCACGTGCTTTGGGTGGAACAACCTGTCGGGGTCAGTGACGTGATGCCTAATATAATAATTTTGTATTTACAATTATATGACAGACTGGTTTCAGTCAAGGAACTCCAAGCATCTCGAATGATGATGAGTTGGGCGAACAGCTTATGGGATTTCTTGTTCAATTTTTGGAAGTTTTCAGCGAACTCAAGGGCAATAATTTGTGGCTCACAGGGGAAAGTGTAAGTTGTTTTTGTTGGGCTTGGTGACTATATCCGTTCTAATCATAAAAATTTAGTATGCTGGATTCTGTAAGCTCTTTCCTGGTGAAGACAGTAATATCTACTGATATCCTTTTGAGACGTCCCATATATTGCCAACTGGATCTATGAGCATCCTGGTCTCGATCTTAACCTGAAGGGTATATGGATTGCTGATCCATCTTTGTCCTATGGCACTGTGCAGCAAGATATTCCGGCGCTTCGCTTTGCTCAGGCAAGAGTCCTTGTCCCTTTTGCCATAGTATTTTCTGACGAGAACCCATATAGGCGAACAAAAATTTATTCCCATTCAATAGTTCTTTCTGGGCTGAATTGCAACAAATATCGGACAGCTGTGGATACACTGATTATCTCGACAAATTTGTCACGTACCCTCCTGCTGGCCAACTTCCTCTTGTTGGGACGAACGGTACGTTTAGAACGACTGCGTCTTGCCGAATGCACAGCGCCATACAACGCGCGATCGGAGTGTAAGTTCAATTAAATCCTCGTCTTCATGAACTTTATATTCATCAATCTTAATTAATAGCTTGAACCCAGTGTTCGACGTCTACCGGTAAGACAGTCAGTTCTAATATGTTGGCCAGTGACACCGAAAAGTGAATAAACTCAACTTGACCCTCAGAGTATCCGATACCTTCCCCAATCTCTGTCAGTCCCCTTCTATTTGACATGAGAGTATGAACGATTAAAAGACGTTATGTAGGGAGCGTTCTTGGCTTCCCTCGAGATACCCAGCAATTTATCTACTTCAACCGGTATGTTTCCCGCAAATCTCGAGCCAGCTGGCTTACATAATAACAACTTCGCTCAGGACCGACGTGAGATGAATTTTCAATCTTAGACAGACATGTTTGTTGATAAATAATTTCAGGTCCAAGACGCTATTCATGCCCCACACATTGACTGGAGCTCCTGCACGGACAACTCGGTTTACATTAATCCCGTCACTGGAGGTCCAGGAAGCGATACATCTATTCCTTCTACACTGAGTGTTTTACCTAACGTCATCGACAAGTCTGTGAGGACCGTGATTGTGCATGGACTGGCTGTAAGTTATCTTTAGTCATGCTCAGTCAAGGAGACTCTTGACCGGGCACAACAGGATTTTATATTGGTGGCAGAGGGAACCCGCATTGCTATCCAGTACGTGTTCGATGATGTACTATGTTGGAACCAATGGTTGACGATGATACCAATATGCAGAAACATGACCTGGGGAGGCGCTCAAGGATTTCACAACCCTATAGAAGATGAGTCATTTACAGTGAAGAATATGGGAGTGTTCGGGAACATGCATACCGAACGGAAACTTACCTGTAAGTAGTACCATCAGTCTGAAGCGGTGATCGATTTAATCTGGCCATAATGTGGCGATTCTGTAGATGTCGAATTCTATTTTAGTGGACATATGACTCCTCGTGAGTACTTTGAACCTGACGCCATTAGTAGTAGGCCGTAGCTAATGAAGTTACACAGAATTTGTCCCATGGGCAGCTTACAATACGATATCCTTCCTTCTCGGAAAACAGGATTCTCCTTCTAGTTGAAAACAGCGAATGGAGGCGTTTCATTTCCATTACACCCACACATAATCCCATTTCTTTAACAAACGTACGAAAGCATGTCTGTAACGTATCGAATGAATTGTTGTGAAGCCGAGTTGTGTCGGCGGGTCTGCCTTATTCAGAATCAATTTCGCCTTGAGCTTAGGGGCTAACCCTTAAACGGTAATTGCCAATGACCGAGATGTCACGTTGATAAAAACTTGCAGGCCATTTAATCGCTGAGGCCACACCCATAATAGTGCACCTCATTGCCCCTCTTCTGTTCTACATCTAGTTTCCGGCGGATAATCATGGCTTCCCAGAAACTACCCCCACATCTGACTGGGCAGCTAGATGTCCTTATGATCGATAATTTCGATTCATTTACATGGAATCTTTATCAGCAACTTTGTCTTCAAGGAGCTGAAGTTACCGTCATCCGCAACGATGCCATATCACCGTCCTTGTTCCCCCAACTTCAGATCAAGTCTCTTGTGATTTCTCCCGGGCCAGGACACCCTCAGACTGACTCAGGTATCTCAAATGCCGCGATCAGGTATTTCCAAGGCAAAGTCCCTGTCCTGGGGGTGTGCATGGGTTTGGAATGCCTTGTAGATTTGTATGGTGGAAAGATTGCGTGAGTCCACTTTTATAGACTCTATGGAACCCATTGGTTAGTGTCACTAACATCAAACGACATTCCAGCTACGCTGGAGAGATTATGCATGGCAAAGTCAGTGCTGTTCGACACGATGGTCGGGGTTGCTTTAGAGGGGTTCCTCAAGGCATCAAGTCCATTCGGTATCATTCTCTGAGCGCGGATCAGACCACACTTCCAGCTGAGCTGGCCATTACTTCAGCAACCGAAGAATCTGGGGTTATTATGGGAGTGCGCCATCGACAGTATACCGTTGAGGCGGTCCAATATCACCCCGAGAGCATCCTCAGTGAAGGTGGAAATGAACTTATCCGAAACTTCCTTTCCCTTCGTGGTGGAACATGGGAAGAAAATCCGGAGAGCCGAGTATTAGATAACACCCTTCCCCCATTTCCTTTTGAAGCGCTTTCAAAAGATATTTCTTCAAAACCAGGAGTAAAGGCCAAAGTGCCCACTATCTTGGAAAAAATCTACGCACAGCGCCTTGCTGATGTCGCACTCGCACAAAATACTCCAGGAACTACGTTAGCTGACTTGGAGATACTTCTTTCACTTAATATCGCCCCACCCCTTATTTCTTTCGTTTCTCGGATCAAACAAACTGTCCCTGGACAGCCATCGTTATTTGCTGAAATCAAGCGAGCATCACCCTCCAAAGGTCCCATCTCGGTTTCTACTTCTCCCGCAAAGCAAGCGTTAACGTATGCACTCTCTGGAGCGCACACAATTTCGGTTTTAACTGAACCAAAATGGTTCCTGGGATCACTACAAGATATGCTACACGCTCGTCTCAGTGTGGCTCACCTTCCTAATCGACCAGCAATATTGCGGAAGGACTTTATTCTGAGTCGGTATCAAATTTTAGAGGCACGTTTATGGGGTGCAGATACTGTCCTCCTGATCGTTAGCATGCTCCCAGAGGCTTTGCTCAAAGATCTATATGCTTTCAGCTTGGAGCTCAACATGGAGCCTTTGGTTGAAGTCAATAATGCAAAGGAGATGGAAATCGCGCTCGCATTGCAGGCAAAAGTTATTGGGGTCAACAACCGAAATTTGCACGACTTTCAGGTAGATATGGGGACGACGAGCCGACTTAGCGACATGGTAAAAGGGAAAGACGTTACGCTATGTGCTTTGAGCGGCATCTCGACTGCAGAGGACGTTAAACGCTACGCGTCTGAGGGGGTAGGCGCTGTTCTGATCGGAGAGAGCTTGATGCGCGCTAAAGACACCGCTGCCTTCGTCCGTGAACTCTtttcagttccaccctctcCACCACAGCCTCCAGCCTGGCGATCAAATCCACCTTTGGTAAAGATCTGTGGGATCAGGTCCACACAGGAAGCATTACTGGTCGCCGAAGCTGGGGCTGATATGCTCGGCCTAATGTTTGTAAAAACCTCCAAGCGTGCTATCACAGTCCATGAAGCTCAAGAGGTGTCAAAGGCCATTCGTAATTTACGTTTCCAGAGATTCACGTCAGAGCAAGTTGAACCAGTCGACCAAAGTAATGTGCCATGGTTTACAACCCAAGCCACCCGGCTTTCATCCACAAAATATCGTCCTCTGCTGGTTGGAGTCTTCCAAAACTCATCTTTAGATGACATTTTGCAGACGGTTGCTGCAGTTCAACTCGACATTGTCCAGCTACATGGATCAGAGCCCATTGATTGGGCCCATCATATTCCTGTTCCTGTAATTCGAGTTTTCCACGTCAGCAAGTCCGGAAAGGGGCTCGAAAATATAACACGCGCAGGCGCTCATCAATATATACTTCTTGACAGTATGAGGGAAGATGGCAGTGGGGTCAGTGGTGGGACAGGGAAAGTCGTGGACTGGGATTTGGCCAAAAGAATTGTGATTGATGGCGAAATAGTTACTAACATTTCATATGCGAAGAAGGCTACACTTCCGGAGAGCCAAAACGAGACACCAGATGGTGGCGAGAGAGCGGATAGCCCCGCAACTCCATCAACAAGCCAAACCTCACCACCATCAACCTTCCCGTTACCTATCATCCTCGCTGGTGGCCTAACCCCGGACAATGTAGCAAGTGCTATTACTCACGTTCAGCCATGGGCCGTAGACGTCAGCGGGGGTGTTGAAAGCGATGATGGGCTTGGAAAGGATCTGCAAAAAGTGAAAGCCTTCATCTGTAACGCCAAAGGCACTTCTATTGAATCAGCTATGAACGGAAATGAGCAAGACGTTGCACCAGAGGAGACCTGATATTGATCACGTCTCTTGTCTTCATCTCGTTTATGCTTTCATATAGCAATCAAATTTgtgttcattttcttttttattttttaaaaaaaaactgatTAGTGAGGTGCCTGCATGATAGGCGTGATATATTTACACTTTCCTTTAAAACTACTATGTACTAACACTACTCGATATCAATCCGTTTAGACACATAATGGAAGTAATCATTATCTCAAGAAAGGCTGTTGAACAAAACTAAGATTGCCTGGTATAACCCTCGAATCCGTTGCTGGGACTATCTCTTAACGCTGGCAGCAAGTTCACGTTCGAGTTCTTCACTGGGATCGTCCATGATGGGGCTTGGGGGTCGTGGGGCAGAATGAGCAGCCGTAAAACTGGATGTGGCTCCGTGATGAGGTCCATACTCCTGCACAGGAGAGCTTAGGATTTCTTCCCGGCTTGGGATTGGTAAACTAGGTCGAAAAATGATCACAGATACGAACTTAACTAGGAGACTAAGGAACGTACCTCTCTTGACGACGGATCTGTCCGGCGGCTCTCGCCTGGGCGCGAACTTCTGCACGGAATGAATTGACTTCGTTGATAATCAATCTCTTCATGCCATCAATActgtcctcctcctcaaaaccGAAATCGAATTTCTGTAGGAATAAGGTTAAGCCGTAATTTATGAAGTTATGGTGTTGCCTACTGCTTCACAAATTGGCTCATCAGCAGGATCATGCCAAACCTGGAGGTAAGGGTGATTCAAGGCTTGTTCACAACTCATGCGCTTAGCAGGATCGAAGCATAGCATTTGTGACAGCAAGTCAATGGCCAAAGGGTTGGCTTGAGGGAATAAAGTAGAAAAGGGAACTCTTGGTTTAATGGGTAAAGATCGGATATAATCTTGAGCCTGATCCATTGTGGTTATTTCATTGCGATTATCAGCAAACGTTATTGATGTACTATCAGGAAAGCGCTTACACGAGGTGATCCCACCCGTCGAAGGGTGTCTTCTGACGGTGTACCGAGATAGTGAAGAATTTGGTTGAGCTGATCAACATAGCTGCAAGAGTGGGAATTGATTGTACGTCAAGATTGAAGAGAGCAACACTTACTCCCTTCCTTTATAGATAGGTTTTCCTCCCAAGAGTTCAGCGAGAATGCAACCTACGGACCATACATCAATTGCGGTTGACTGTCACGAATAAGTTGTAATAGAGTTAACCTGAAATTAAGCAAGAATACTGACATAATTGGCGAAACTCAGCATGATTTCCGGAGCGCGGTACCATCGAGTTGCCACATATTCGGTCATAAATCCTTGATTTCCAGCAGCTTTTGATGTACCTCCACCCGGGGTATATCCTCTAGCAAGGCCAAAATCACAAATCTTGAGTTCGCAATCGGCATTGACAAGAAGATTTCCAGGTTTTAAGTCACGATGTAAAACATTGGCCGAGTGAATATATTTCAAACCACACAATGTCTGGTAAATGAAGGATTGAAAATGGGCATCCGTCAAAGGTTGACCTGAACGAATCTGGGCGGCAATGGATTCAATGAAACATCATTTATCGATGAAATAAAAAAGTTTACAATCGCATGTAAATCGGCTTCCATGAGCTCTTCCTACATCAAAACTTTAATTAGTATTCTGAATTCACAGAGGCGAAGAACATACATAGAGATAAACCTCATCGAAATTGCCGTTTGGTTGAAAAACAATATCCATGTCGTACAAGCAAGTGATCTAGACATGACCTGGTTACATGCAGAAATAATCCTCGCAAAAATCGCACAAACATTTTTGTGTCCACGAAAGTGGTGGAGGAGTCTGCGCCGT from Psilocybe cubensis strain MGC-MH-2018 chromosome 2, whole genome shotgun sequence encodes the following:
- a CDS encoding putative serine carboxypeptidase (putative serine carboxypeptidase ARB_06414), whose translation is MRIIAALLTLSACLQTALSQNDAFDSIQNARNIQREQFSRFASLMDSAKKPPGTPAIGSTITFKNPAAKKFFVDGTKLPDGYLVVGSVGAYSTGFSQGTPSISNDDELGEQLMGFLVQFLEVFSELKGNNLWLTGESYAGFYVPYIANWIYEHPGLDLNLKGIWIADPSLSYGTVQQDIPALRFAQARVLVPFAIANKNLFPFNSSFWAELQQISDSCGYTDYLDKFVTYPPAGQLPLVGTNGSVLGFPRDTQQFIYFNRTDVQDAIHAPHIDWSSCTDNSVYINPVTGGPGSDTSIPSTLSVLPNVIDKSVRTVIVHGLASCSVKETLDRAQQDFILVAEGTRIAIQYVFDDVLCWNQWLTMIPICRNMTWGGAQGFHNPIEDESFTVKNMGVFGNMHTERKLTCK
- a CDS encoding Multifunctional tryptophan biosynthesis protein, whose translation is MASQKLPPHLTGQLDVLMIDNFDSFTWNLYQQLCLQGAEVTVIRNDAISPSLFPQLQIKSLVISPGPGHPQTDSGISNAAIRYFQGKVPVLGVCMGLECLVDLYGGKIAYAGEIMHGKVSAVRHDGRGCFRGVPQGIKSIRYHSLSADQTTLPAELAITSATEESGVIMGVRHRQYTVEAVQYHPESILSEGGNELIRNFLSLRGGTWEENPESRVLDNTLPPFPFEALSKDISSKPGVKAKVPTILEKIYAQRLADVALAQNTPGTTLADLEILLSLNIAPPLISFVSRIKQTVPGQPSLFAEIKRASPSKGPISVSTSPAKQALTYALSGAHTISVLTEPKWFLGSLQDMLHARLSVAHLPNRPAILRKDFILSRYQILEARLWGADTVLLIVSMLPEALLKDLYAFSLELNMEPLVEVNNAKEMEIALALQAKVIGVNNRNLHDFQVDMGTTSRLSDMVKGKDVTLCALSGISTAEDVKRYASEGVGAVLIGESLMRAKDTAAFVRELFSVPPSPPQPPAWRSNPPLVKICGIRSTQEALLVAEAGADMLGLMFVKTSKRAITVHEAQEVSKAIRNLRFQRFTSEQVEPVDQSNVPWFTTQATRLSSTKYRPLLVGVFQNSSLDDILQTVAAVQLDIVQLHGSEPIDWAHHIPVPVIRVFHVSKSGKGLENITRAGAHQYILLDSMREDGSGVSGGTGKVVDWDLAKRIVIDGEIVTNISYAKKATLPESQNETPDGGERADSPATPSTSQTSPPSTFPLPIILAGGLTPDNVASAITHVQPWAVDVSGGVESDDGLGKDLQKVKAFICNAKGTSIESAMNGNEQDVAPEET
- a CDS encoding Mitogen-activated protein kinase slt2/MPK1 is translated as MQRHSFTALNSTFVVDSEYQFVKELGQGAYGCVVAARHRRSGEGCAIKKITNINTKRILTKRCLREIRLLHHFRGHKNITCLYDMDIVFQPNGNFDEVYLYEELMEADLHAIIRSGQPLTDAHFQSFIYQTLCGLKYIHSANVLHRDLKPGNLLVNADCELKICDFGLARGYTPGGGTSKAAGNQGFMTEYVATRWYRAPEIMLSFANYSTAIDVWSVGCILAELLGGKPIYKGRDYVDQLNQILHYLGTPSEDTLRRVGSPRAQDYIRSLPIKPRVPFSTLFPQANPLAIDLLSQMLCFDPAKRMSCEQALNHPYLQVWHDPADEPICEAKFDFGFEEEDSIDGMKRLIINEVNSFRAEVRAQARAAGQIRRQESLPIPSREEILSSPVQEYGPHHGATSSFTAAHSAPRPPSPIMDDPSEELERELAASVKR